The Branchiostoma lanceolatum isolate klBraLanc5 chromosome 12, klBraLanc5.hap2, whole genome shotgun sequence DNA segment atacagtacatacatctAAAGTACGAGGAAAGGATATTCAGGCTATACCAACGACAAACTTTTTGCCCCCTTTCGCCGATGTCGACTGCTCACGTGACTTGCCAGTATGGTCAGGTGATGTGTCTAGAGCTGGAGCGATTGGGTCAGTCGCCCTAATAACGGTTTCCCTTCTTCAGGAATTCGAAGGACGTTTAGCTTTGAAATTTGGAACCATAAAACATCTCTATTCGCTCAATATGAACTCTGAACCTCATGACCAACACGCGATTTCAATACATCTTAAGACATGAACTTGTTTCCTTATTGAGGACTTTAAGACCGCTCTGAAATATTATCGCACAGCAGTTGAGATTGGTGGACGATAATCTTGGATCAGCCTTCTTTCATAATTGGTCTTATCGATCACAACTTCTGTCTTGCTTTCTCTTCTTACGCGGACTTACCCTTTCCTTTTTCTTACTATGTTTCTTATCTGAAACAGTTTGCAGCAAGATTAGGAATGACCTAACAGTTTAGCATTTAGGCAGTAGCAGTTCCCCTTCTGTTTTGTAAACTTCCAAAGCACGGCATTTTGTGGCCGGGGCAGTGAAAGCCCTGTGGCTAATCGACAACTGATAGCACTCTGTAAACATATAACAGCTGAGGGCGTGTCGCCTCGGCCGTGTAAACCTCTGCTACTAAGTGTTTTCTTTGCTGATGTAGCGTCATGAGAGATTTGCTGTGCCCATGTTAGCAGGGGTATCTATTTGTGCTAAAGCAATACCTTTCCCTTTGCCTATATGCTATCATGATTCTTCAATGTCATTATCATCTGGCACTGACATACAGGGACTGGCATGTTTAACGTGACCTCGGTCAAGGCAACACCTTGTCAATGATGTTATGTTTTCACTTATTTTGAGTAACGTAACTGGTTAAGctatgaacatttttttttctaatttggtGAACGGAAACTCATACCCTATAGCACTATGTGATCATCCTTCGGGAAATATTGGAATCCATGGCCAGATGCAGGATATTTAGGTATTCTTAACCGTGACGAAAATAGGGTAGAAATTTGCATCATCGGTGGTTTGCCGTCTCCATGTCCTTTTTCAATATATACTAACAACGTATTTTTTCATGGTATAGAATGacaatatgaaatattttgcataAACTGCAAAACTTTGCTTAAACTGCAAACTAGCATCTCGTCGCGGCGGGTTCAAATGATATTGTTGTTAGGCGTCACGCTTTCAAGAAATTTGATCACTACTATTCAAACACCGAGGAACATCAGACATGAGCATTTTGTGATTTCAGCAAATTAATTGATATCATGACCAGATTAATTTTTATCGATCATTATAGATCAGTAGCCCTAAAACTAGTGATAGCCAGGTGTACTTAATTGACTATCAACAACTTTGTGAATCATTAGTGtcgatacatgtacatatggaatattctggagagaaaaaaatataaaaatggcGATTCCAGAAAAAGAGCTTGGAGGCGTGACCTCGTACGCATTGATGTTGCAAATGCTTGATGCGAAATATGAAATGAAACTTCACACCACAAAATATAGCTCACACATGTAATACAACTCCAGACAAGTTCAATTATACTCGTCCAAGTGGCGACGATTCTACAAACAATGACATACATTGAAGATTGAACCTTCAATACCAATGTGTACGCTATATTGTCCTGCAAGCTAATGTGGAGTAAAAATATCCTTCGCCGTTGGCACCCGCGGAATTTCCCAGTCCGTTGTGTCTAAAACAAGAAGCTGCTTGGCTCAACCGTTTGGTTCCCTTACCGTAGGCCCCCGTAATAGTGGCTGTGATTGGCAGCCTGCCCTGAATCAGCAGCGCCCTTTACAACCATATCTGTCACGTGATCCGCGGAATGCCATCGCTTATCGATCACGTGATCAGGAAAAATTCCAAGTTCTTGGTCACGTGGTCGTGACGTGACATAAAGTATAAAAACTGGCGGGGTGTCACCCAAGCTTCCACAGCCCACTCTCTCCTGGCGTTGGACACTAGCTGCTGGAGGCGAAGACTCACATAGGACATCGCCATGGTATGTGACACACAGCTTACCTCAGAATCAGACgacactttctttgttgttatAGTCTTCTGGACCGTTCAGTATTGGACACGCTTAAAGTGCCAGCTCGAAAACAGTGGGGAAGATTAGGACTAAGCGATGGGAACTTGAAACGCTAAAGCTGACAGATAGAACTTGCAGCTGGTACCGCTTCTTATGTTTGAATAGATAAAGTTTTACTTCGTACTAGTACCTAATCCCCATGGTAAACTGTGTATGCAAAGGACAATGAATGGCCTAACTTGCAGCTATTTCATTGCATGGTTTTACTGTTTTTGCTATACAAAGCTAGGATGATGCGTAGGAAACCGTCAAAGTTGGGCCACTGACGAGACGTCTACAACCTAACCTAACTTGTAACTTGACACATTGGTATGTGAGATATAAACTTAATGCATGCCGTCTTATAGTTCTAATAGCATCTCGTAATATAATGAATATAAAGATTCATAACTTTCTGATcttctaatatatatttttctttctgtaCCCCTCAGGCGGAAATCGAGCAATCTATGATTGATGGtgagttcaacttcaacttcacacACTCTTCTCGTCTGAACGTTGTACGACAGATGTACCCATTTAGGAAAACTGGCTAGGACAAGCGGTTTCCCACAACTAGCGAGGCGTACAGTTAGATCTTGGTTGGAATGTGTTGTGAGCAGGGGGATGATGGTGAGaggaatgtttgtgtggatATGGTATGCTCAAATGACCTTCAAGGTTTATGTTGTTGGAACAACAGCTTTTTGGTGAGTACCAAACTCTTTACCTACGAGACAAAACAGACGAGAAGGCAAGGCTGCCAACTTGTCCAAGGCTCTTTACGGGGAGCGAGCCAAGGCGATATATAGTGGAGGAGAAAGCCTTGGGGGTACCACGTTCTTTCTTGGGGAAGAATTTTGGCAATGCGAGAAATGGATGGGGGGAGTAACTGACCTTGTTTGGGAGGGCACCGAGATAAAGAAATTCTACCATCCTACGTGCTTCACTGCCGCAAAGTGGCTATCATTTCAAAAGTAATTTTACAACATGGATTTTAATGGAGAGCATAGGTTATTGGATTTGTGTCAGCCGAAACCAGCAGTAGAGCTAGGCAAGTTTGTTTAGTAGGGGTGCTAATGTAGGGGGGATGGGGCCGTTCTTTAAATAGACAAACATTCGGAGGGTATCACCTAGCTCAGACATGGCCCGTTCCCAAATAAGGACAGCCCGTCATGAGCCCTTGGCTGCCCTACATTGCCTACTGTGTGCTCCCTTGGCGCCTTGTCAGTGCAAAATGTCTATGATAACAGTTGTGATTAGTTAAGATGAGACGCGCTTCTGTAGGATTAATTACagtgtgtgtgggaggggggataCAACTCTAGAAACTTCTTCTTGTGTGTGGTATGCATGGGAAAAGGGAAAGTATGCAAACTGCCTGTCTGCCCTTCGGTGattttaaagtttaaagtaGTCGTGTTGTTTGTAAGATGAGAAAGTATGATGTGCAAGAAACGTGGAACAGATAACACATCTGCCCAAAAAAATCATGCGTGCGAGATTGTTTGGCAGTAACCTTACAGTTAGTGATTGTAGATGCTGGCTTGCATACCGATCGTGACTTATCTTCCAATATATACCTAATGTATACCAGACTATCGTAAGCGCCCTCTTTGACATTGAAGTATCGGACGTGTAGGAACTTTAGAGGGCCAAGCTTTGCAAATCTTATCAGCCCTTCTTTACACAAAATGTCACTGCAAGTATTAAAAGCAATCAGAAACGCGAGGCTATTTTGGGGGCGGCGGGGTGTCAAATTGCGCTTTCAGAAATTATGTCAGCTGTTCGTGTGCCCCTTTTTTGGGTACGTCAGCATAGGCAGCGAGGCTTGAACTCTAGAGCGATCCGCAGACTATTTATATCGAGAGTAGAAACTATGTAGGGTGAGGAATGTATTTGCCGATATTATATTTCGACGGGTAGAGAAACTGTGCTAATACTTGAATACTTATTATCATTTCTGCATTGCCAGTGAAAAAAAACTGCTGCGGTGATTGTTAAAAAGGAATATGGATTAGTTTACAATGCAGACGAATGGATGATACAAGCTTAAGACAAGCAAACATCATTGAATACTGTACTAGCAACATTTACGATGTAATTAGATATGCTTATACCATCAGAGTGTATGAATTATGGTTATTGCGGACGCGCCAAGGAAAATGAGAAGTCTACAGTTCCAGCTTTGATATTACAATTATTAGACGGGGAATACTTAATTTAGTCTGCAGAATTTCAGCAGCTTAAATTCGCGGTTGCACGTGCTCGACTAGCTTTATGCCATTACAGGGTATATCCCCAATGTATCTTGCCAATGTCCGTTCACTCACGCCCCCTATTGTTTTTAAATCGCCCTGCAGAGATGAAGGATGGATTCCCCCTGTTTGACAACAAGGGTGACGGCAAGATCGACGGCGCACAGCTGGGCGATGTCTTGAGGTCTTTCGGCCTGAACCCCAGCAACGCGGAGGTCGAGAAGATCGCGAAGGCGAATGGTAAGTCGATGAAACACCTTTCAGACGTTTAGTTTTCCCTATGGGTAAAACATAGCACAAGAGACtccaaaacttttaaaacatttatcGAGGAGAGTGGGAATGACACGGTGTGATTGGATAAAAATTACGGGCTTATGGTATCATGTCACTTGGTGACCAATGACCagcgctgctgcagtgtgatatATTTTTGACGTCACAGTAGAGCAATTACAGCCGAAAATACTAGCATTTTTAGACATGCTGGAATTTGTAGGCGTATCGATTGACTATAGTAGCAATGATATCTCATGCGTTCGAATGGCGTAAAAATCATCATTTCAGCCCAATGCCTGTAAACTCTCAGCGGTACAATTCTGATCAATTTATCTTCATCTTCCACAGAGGGCAAGAGGCTCAGCTTCGATGACTACCTGGCCATCCACAAGACGGTCCTTGGCCAGGGCGAGGTCGGATCCTACGAGGACTTCTTCGAGGGTCTGAAGCTGTTCGACAAGGAGGGCACAGGCCTGATCAGTGGTGCTGAGCTGCGTCACGTGTTGGCCACACTAGGTGCGTGGTTTTCTCATTGGGCATTTCATATGTGCATAAAAAAATTATGAGCTTGAAATGGCACTGTTTATGTAATGTGGCGGCCGTCAGGAGAGAAAGTATGATACAAAGACAATAGAGAACTCGGTGTTAAATGCAATTTTGAAATATGCCTTCTGCGAAAGCAACAACGTTTTTCGATAGACCAAGCAATAGCATCATACACGTTACATAAACATTTGTAATCACTAACGTTCAGTGTAAAAACAGCGAGCTAGTACAAAAGTTCTAGTTAACCTATCGAAGTACAAGCTGCCAATTCAGATGTATATAGAGGCTAGGATCAGTGTGTGGCGTAGGGCGTATTTGCTTGCTTGAACTTCATTAGTGCGTAATGACGTTGACGTAACGTTGACGTTACCTTGACGTTCCCTCGCAGGTGAGAAGCTGACTGAGGCCCAGGTTGATGAGTTGATGGCTGGCGGTGGCGGACAGGAGGACGCAGAGGGCAATGTCAACTACGACAGTACGTACTCAGTTAATAACTTAGTTAGCTAACTCGATAACTTGACAATAGATTTAGatttagaaaaacaacaaagcgtCCATGCAGAGAAACTCGTTTAAATTGAGCATAGTTGAGTACAGAGCATTACCAATATCTAGTTGTAGTCGCGAATCCACGTCAAGAGAAATTCCTAGACGGAAATAACCTCCCCAAATTTAGAGTTGTATCGAATTACGGCTCCTGGTTTCTGAGCGAGAGGCTTGAATAGCAGAGGTTGCAAGGGAATCGGAATTGCATGCATATTTATGTCGTTGTTTCTGTCGCAAAGTGGAAAAGAAAAACAGCTCCTCGCTTTCTAGCTACACTATCAATTAAAAAGTAAAAGCTATACACCTTGTTGCTTTCATGTTTCTCAAAAACAATTATACTTGATGATGTATGTTTTATGCATTCTAATTTATATGCATGGGTCATGGTATATACAGCAAAACATGTGTTGTAACTTGCACAAGGTTTTGCAATGGACatgtttggtaaaaaaaaagtgtcgCTCTTTCCATGCATAGTTTCACGCAAATGATTTTCAGTCATCTTCAACCATGCAATACGTCTTCCCTTTCAGTCAAGCACTTCATATCACTTATGTCTTTTTCTCCTTAAACCTCCTTCCTTCTCAGCCTTTGCAAAGTACCTCATGACCGGCTAAGTAAATAGGTAACACCTTCATCCTTCCTGTCGTCCGTTCTTTACTTCCTTCTTTCACTGCTTGAACCAGGTTGCGTCTCCATTCTTTGTCTTCTTGCTTTCTAAGATTTCATGTCGCAAGCTACTTTCATCTCCAATATCCTCAATACTCTTCTTCGCCTGCAAATTGTTTGTGAGTAAATAGTCTTCAGCAAAATGGTCTAAATGGTTGGCAAACATTGTCATAGCGATGCGTCGTTCCCTCTGCGCTTTACTTTGACTATCGAATCACCCCCCCCACACCTTACCGTAGACACCGACAaccttggcgcccccctccccctctataTGTGATATATTAATTTCGCTTTCTCTTTCAGCACTGTTCCGTCCGCCTAAATATGCATTTCTCCCTTTCGATGTAAATCAGCCTTTCTATAAGATAAAATGCTGCTTCGTCCCTTAGCTTCTGGAGCTGAAACTACAATTATCCCAACCGCAAATTGCAGGCATCCAAAATCTTTCAGTAAATCCAAGACAAATTGTGAAAAATGACATATGAGCTCGAATTTGTAAAAGGTTTTGAATGCCTCCAACTCCGTTTCACTCCTTTCTGCTATAAGATGCCTTCTGCCTGTCAGAAAGTATTTTAGACGCGTGGCTCCTTTCAATGCTAGAAAGCGGTAACATAATGCATTGTTCCCCTATCTGCCATTGGTAAACCAGTACCCTGATGCTCAACCCCTACCAATGATGAGGAGCATAGCAtaatgtgttgttgttgttgttctaccGTTGACAACCGACAAGCAACGAAAACTACTACAACCCTACCAACTTGACATCTGCTATCTCTTTACTATCTTTTCCTCCTAAGCTCATCATAAGAAAGAAAGCAACATTCTGGCGTATCTTTTCTTTGTATTCCTGTCAACTCTGTTACCATCGAACTCCTTTTAACGATTTCTTCTGTTTTCCACTCACACAGCTTTCTCTAAATTTGCCTTGGAGGGCTAGACCATAGGTAACCATGCCATGCGCATTACGTGTTACATTCTATATCACATCCCTTGGAGAACCCCCTTATCCAAACTAAAAAAGTAACTTCTATAAATCACTCTGCGATGCATCTTCCGCTTCAAACGGTCTACTGAATCGTTGTGAATGATATCTGACGCTTCCTTTATTTTGATTATTTTCGCTACagataatatcattcagttcATATCTCTCTAATAACATCTTTTTCTCATCAAAGCAGCCGGGCAACTTGAAGCTTGCACTTTATACATAAcgtcacatgtacatcataacTGCTACTTCCATTTTCTATATTCCTTTCTCTcttccactgcacgaaatggtctcgtatcccggcgtatacgtacagggattcctccggaaatattccatatcccggtgcggatttagcgtatccgttagttttaacggatacgctaaatccgcaccgggatatggaatatttccggaggaatccctgtacgtatacgccgggatacgaggccatttcgtgcagtgttcaTTAACCTCCTAATTTGGTATCCTTTTTCCCAACTTGCttctattcatcatcatcaccatacTTCTCATTAATCTCATTTCATGCATTCTCTCTGCTTGAGCCATTCCTTTCTTGAGACATGCTTTTCTGCTCATGATATGCCTTGAATTAACTCTTACCTTAATTGTTATTCCTTTACACAAAGTTCACTTAAATGTGCTTTCTGTCTTTGATAGGGATTGGACAAGTCTGACTTAAATCACGAGATTTTGAGCAAACGGTATTGGGTGGCAACGAATCTAAAAGACAAAATTTGAAGAATATGAAAGACTTGTCCAAACTCCTATATACTCCTCGCCTTTCCACTGTTCTATGGCTTGTACTGACATTTCACCTGCTTCATGTTCTTACAGAATTCATCAGTTTCGCTCTCACAGAGGCTATTTAGTACGTACTCTCATTTCTGACTGACCTGTGCTCCAACGTTACTCGTATCTGTCCCCTATGCCAAGTCCCGTGCGCGTATGACGGTGTTTTCAAGTCTGTCCATGTCTCGTACAGTCTCGCAGAATCTCGTTTGTCTGTTCACGTGATCATTGTTTCGTAACGTCAATTTCCTTTGGCTAAAACCCCGAAATGATTCTGTAGACCAATGTTGTGTCACATGATAAGGAGGTTATAACGATAGTAACAGTGACGTCCTGCGAAGTCACGCAGAATCTCAGAAACATAGAAAGTACAAAAATCCGTGATTCAACATCCGTCGGCTCTATTTCTTTTGACAAGAAATGTAAACTTCTTTTCTTCATTTCCATTGATGAACGAGATTCTGCGTGACTGTAGCTGAGCATATGCATCCTCAGTGCCTGACAAGCCCAAAGTCCCACCCTAATGCTTCTTGTACCGCATGACGAACATATAGTTACAAACCCCTATGTCTTTATTGTATTACGTCCGTTCGCCAAGTCTTGTCTTATCTGCATCCTACTTCGTTTCAAGACGTTTCTGTCCTCTATTTTATTCGTCTGCAAATGTTTTCTCCTTTCTGTCATTCAAATCTCCTTAAGCATCTCGCATCTTAAACTCATGCTTGTCTGTACCAACGCACGACTAAACGTACTGTATGAGAACCTCCGCTAGGTACTTAGTGATGCAACAGCTATTGAAAATGTCTACAAAAAGTATCGCTCAAAACTTTCACAAACTGAAATTTTCAAAGCAAGCAACGAAAATTGTGTTGCGTACGAGACATGGCATTCTTGAAGAAACCTGTTTCAACTTGAGCGACAGGTTATCATTGCGTCGTAGAGGGTTGGAAGAATAGTTGTTATTCTTAACCCCCTTCGAAATACAATGGCCTCTCCCGAAGTTACTACGGTTCCCTTCATTGCCACCATGGTAACCGTCGCTATGACAACCACGCCAATCATGTCGAccattttgttttcatacaATCATCCATGTCGCTAGACATCACATTTGGGCCATTTCACCGATGAAAGAACATTGAGCCGTCATCAAAAATAGTGCACAGGTGTGCACGTCTGACTATGACGTCAGCCTTTCGGTCTGTTTGGAGGAACGTAGCTTATACGTTCGCCAATGGTAGGGTCTGACAATGTTTCAATTCTATTTCCCAACAGAGTTCGTCAAGTACATCCTGACTGGTTAAGGTACGTTGACATTCATGTTTCTGTAGTTTTAGGTGAGATTCGAAATACGCCATGTGAGAGAAATGGCCAAACTCGAAGAATTATTGACGTAGTGACTGTGTCAAAGTATATATCCAATGTTGCTCTACGGTTGCTAGGAGACGGTTGCCGGGTATACATAACTAGCTATTTTGGATCCAATATAGGATTATTTTGCAGTGAATTATTGCTTGCAAAATTGCATTATTGTAGTGTACATGGGCTAAtcatattttgtcatcattttcCCCAGATATCCGCGTGAGGAGAGGAAGAGGACGGTGTTTGATAACATCCAGGAACACCATGTATAGTTAGAGCTATTTATGTTTGccgagaaaaaaaacaaagaagttCAATCAGATGCAACGAAGGACCACCATGTGTTTCGACGGCTGCCTTTAGAAGATAGCTCACTTGCGTCCACGACGCATGCCCAGAACTCTTGAAAACTCGCGGGGTCACCAAACGGCGTTCAGTGCGCATGTCTTTAGCATTTCCAGCTCTGATTTTACCTAGGGTGACGTCAGCGTTTCCTTCGACGGTTCTGGGGCACGCCATAACAACTTTTTtctaaaatgtgtaaaatgtaaatgtaacaaATTTTCGCAGACTATTGTAGCATTCGACCTTACTTTGGTGTGCATGTGCCTTTAATGTGTCCCCCGATCGACTGTGAATTTTGTTACCTTTGTTCCCTTTCTATGTTCAATAAAGTACTGGGTTTGGAACAACTGCcttggttgttgtgttgtgaaATTAAAGTATGTACACTAGAATATCGGAGCAATGCAACAGGCTAAAATCGTCAAGAAAGAGTGGCCACGATTGCTACCAAATTCATATTTCGCATACGATATAACGAAGTGTATATAAGTGTATaagaagtgagtgagtgatgagtgagtgagtgagtgagtgagtgagtgagtgagttagtgagtgagtgagtgggtgagtgatgagtgagtgaatatcTGTTCCACCCTCTTTTTATCAGACAAAAATGATACGAAAACAAAATTGTTTGGAATTGAACATTCTATTGATCACAGGGGCAGGCTAATATTTGTTGCACATTGAAGTAGTGCACACCTACGTTACTTATATTAAACACAGGTACAGAATTATCGGACGTCAACCAAGCCAAGATACCATTAACAAGCATCAAACAAAAGTACCGAATAGGTAGGAACACTTGATGACTTCTACCATAAAGAATGCATGGATCCAAATATTGCAAAATGGTTACAACTAACGTATGCCCTGCCAGTATTCCATAAGGGTTCACAACCCAACCCAAGCCAACCCAAgcgtttctgtttttcttatcaattattaTATCTCTACCAAAGCTATGGAAATCATTTCAGCAAGCTACAtttttaaatgaaaactatATCGTAGTATGATACAACAGGAAATGAACACACCAACATCAATCATAAGATGCAATCTTATGTCTGGCATTTACAACTACTGTACGTGTAATTCATCTAATGTGGCTACTAGCAATGCTATTCGTCCAAGGCTAAAAAGTTATTCTAAAACCGCCACATATATAATTGGCCATGGACAGCTTAGCTTGGCTATTCAATAAAGCCGTACATACGATACGGTACCAATAACGAAGgggacaaaatataatttcGTACCATTGCATTCCTCATGGGGAAGATAATTTGTCTGTCATTTCTTTTGTACGGCAGCTAAAATTATCCAGTCTGTAGGTCTGTTTGCCATTTTATGTGATGGCGGTAGTTCCCTTTGAAATCGACATCCTTCTTTGCCATTAGCTGAACATCCGAGCGATGACCTCCGAAACGAAATACTTCTCTTCGTGACCAACTGTTAAtgtcttttattttctttcggCGTACCTTCGATGCTTTCGATGAGCATTTTGGATGGGAGGCACGTACATAGCTTTGTCCTAGAAACACTCTTATTCAATGCCTCCGCTTTAAATTAGACACGGAATCATGTGTGCCGGTTGTTACGTGCAGATCCTAGGAAGGTCCTTGTTCACGTCGTTGCTGTTGTTACCGGATGGATCACTGCTACCTACATCGCTTGAAGCCAAGTCGACAGCTCTCACGCCAACCACTCGTACCCGGCACTGACTCGGTACTGCTGGGCCTACCGCTGCCGTAGGAGACCGCCCACACATCTCTCTCAGCGCGCGGCGGAACTCCGGCAGCCGGAGGCTGTAGATGACGGGATTCAACATGGATGACACAGTCAGGTTCACAAGAATGGCGGCCTTTTCCACGATCGCCACTGCCATTGACGGCTCTTCGTTCTCGGCGTTACCTTGTGCCAAGGAAATAGCCAGAAACGCGGAAGTAATTATTGTAGTGGTTAGAGCTATAGCATGGGGAGCCATGGTTTTGAATCCTTTGGTCTTGTAGAACTTCACTGGTCGATGTTCGTCCCTTTCCTGCTGCCGTTTCGCTTCCTTCAAAACGATGTAGTACAGACCGATGATAATCAGTACAGATATAACCTGTGCAACTATGCCTATGGTCCTAAAGACAAAGGCAGGCTGAGAAGATCTTGTTTTCATCAGGCATGAGATGTTCTGGTCTGCTTGTCTTACGAGGATCAATGGAACTGCACCACATATGAAAGAAAACGTGTCAACAAGACCGATCCCCATGGCTAGACGCGTTGTAGTGACTTTGGTTTCATACTGCAATGGATAACATATGAAATAGTACATGTCTATAGCCATTAAGAGATAGACACCGTATGTCGACAGCACGGCTGTGGTGCTAACTATTCGATTATCCGTACAGGAAAAACTGTGTAACTGACTGGTGCTCTGCAAAATGCCATGGGTGTATCTCGGAATTTGAACGAGTGTGAAGAGCATGTCGTTGACGGCTAGGTGGCAACGTAAGTAGTAGCGAGGCTGTCGGAGATAGTCCTTCCTGCACACAAGGAGGATGAGAAGGGAGTTCGCGGCTAGTACCACGATGAAGCTGATGACGAGGTAGGCTGCCTGAAGCCCTGGAGCAGCTGGACCAAGAGAAATCGTGATGTCCGCCTCGTCACTGTACTGGGAGTCATCCTTCTGGTCATCCATCTTCGCTGCGTGTGTAACAAGACGCTGAGAACTCTTCCCAGTTGATACTCTACAAGCTTAAG contains these protein-coding regions:
- the LOC136445967 gene encoding myosin, essential light chain isoform X2; translated protein: MAEIEQSMIDEMKDGFPLFDNKGDGKIDGAQLGDVLRSFGLNPSNAEVEKIAKANEGKRLSFDDYLAIHKTVLGQGEVGSYEDFFEGLKLFDKEGTGLISGAELRHVLATLGEKLTEAQVDELMAGGGGQEDAEGNVNYDTFAKYLMTG
- the LOC136445967 gene encoding myosin, essential light chain isoform X3; the protein is MAEIEQSMIDEMKDGFPLFDNKGDGKIDGAQLGDVLRSFGLNPSNAEVEKIAKANEGKRLSFDDYLAIHKTVLGQGEVGSYEDFFEGLKLFDKEGTGLISGAELRHVLATLGEKLTEAQVDELMAGGGGQEDAEGNVNYDKFVKYILTG
- the LOC136445967 gene encoding myosin, essential light chain isoform X1, which gives rise to MAEIEQSMIDEMKDGFPLFDNKGDGKIDGAQLGDVLRSFGLNPSNAEVEKIAKANEGKRLSFDDYLAIHKTVLGQGEVGSYEDFFEGLKLFDKEGTGLISGAELRHVLATLGEKLTEAQVDELMAGGGGQEDAEGNVNYDKFISFALTEAI
- the LOC136445967 gene encoding myosin, essential light chain isoform X4 produces the protein MAEIEQSMIDEMKDGFPLFDNKGDGKIDGAQLGDVLRSFGLNPSNAEVEKIAKANEGKRLSFDDYLAIHKTVLGQGEVGSYEDFFEGLKLFDKEGTGLISGAELRHVLATLGEKLTEAQVDELMAGGGGQEDAEGNVNYDTFSKFALEG
- the LOC136445738 gene encoding olfactory receptor 10G9-like, whose amino-acid sequence is MDDQKDDSQYSDEADITISLGPAAPGLQAAYLVISFIVVLAANSLLILLVCRKDYLRQPRYYLRCHLAVNDMLFTLVQIPRYTHGILQSTSQLHSFSCTDNRIVSTTAVLSTYGVYLLMAIDMYYFICYPLQYETKVTTTRLAMGIGLVDTFSFICGAVPLILVRQADQNISCLMKTRSSQPAFVFRTIGIVAQVISVLIIIGLYYIVLKEAKRQQERDEHRPVKFYKTKGFKTMAPHAIALTTTIITSAFLAISLAQGNAENEEPSMAVAIVEKAAILVNLTVSSMLNPVIYSLRLPEFRRALREMCGRSPTAAVGPAVPSQCRVRVVGVRAVDLASSDVGSSDPSGNNSNDVNKDLPRICT